Proteins encoded together in one Branchiostoma lanceolatum isolate klBraLanc5 chromosome 11, klBraLanc5.hap2, whole genome shotgun sequence window:
- the LOC136444861 gene encoding somatostatin receptor type 5-like, which produces MDMWTGNWSFVNGTASAGVPYALELTSDIVTTIMTIAPVVYGTVTVVGLLGNLLVIYVLLCHTREKDATNCYTLNLALADALFLLGVPFSLASNAMGRWVFGGAMCKIVLVLDALNMFSSVFNLAVLSVDRYLATVRANSHTHLRRRKVVTAVCLSVWVAAFLLTIPVMAIGDAFLLEDGNHVCILNWPDDESLFKVFISYTFIVGFVLPVAVISVSYLSVVRHLRRNTSAHPAVAKVSIKMRREVAKKVSAMIVAFVVCWLPFHVCQLLNLTIDLPPTPTVLVLFHLSLAMSYVKTCVNPVIYVFMSQKFRGSLRAALRLDRAKPAGRMYVHERANVALRRLEIPGLFHEEKCEVNVETAV; this is translated from the coding sequence ATGGATATGTGGACGGGGAACTGGAGCTTTGTGAACGGAACGGCTAGCGCCGGCGTCCCATACGCGCTGGAGCTTACCTCGGACATTGTCACAACAATCATGACCATCGCTCCAGTGGTGTACGGAACAGTAACTGTGGTGGGTCTGCTTGGGAACTTGTTAGTAATCTACGTGTTGCTGTGCCACACGAGAGAGAAGGACGCCACAAACTGTTACACTCTGAATCTAGCATTGGCGGATGCGCTCTTCCTGCTCGGAGTCCCCTTCAGCCTAGCCTCCAATGCCATGGGGCGGTGGGTGTTCGGAGGAGCCATGTGTAAGATCGTTCTCGTCCTGGATGCGTTGAACATGTTCAGCAGCGTGTTCAACCTGGCCGTGTTGAGCGTGGACCGGTACTTGGCTACAGTCCGCGCCAACAGTCACACACATCTCCGCCGACGGAAGGTGGTGACCGCCGTTTGCCTTTCCGTGTGGGTGGCTGCCTTCCTACTGACCATCCCCGTCATGGCGATCGGCGACGCCTTCCTGCTGGAAGACGGGAACCACGTTTGTATCCTCAACTGGCCTGACGACGAGTCCTTGTTCAAAGTTTTCATCTCCTACACCTTCATAGTCGGGTTCGTCCTGCCCGTGGCGGTGATCAGCGTGTCTTACCTCTCGGTGGTCCGTCATCTCCGCCGCAACACGTCCGCACACCCCGCGGTGGCCAAGGTCTCTATCAAGATGCGGAGGGAAGTGGCGAAGAAGGTCAGCGCCATGATCGTGGCCTTCGTAGTCTGCTGGCTGCCGTTCCACGTGTGCCAGCTGCTCAACTTGACCATAGACTTGCCTCCCACGCCAACGGTTCTGGTGCTGTTCCACCTATCCCTGGCCATGTCGTACGTCAAAACCTGTGTCAACCCCGTCATCTATGTCTTCATGAGCCAGAAGTTCCGCGGGAGCCTTCGCGCCGCGCTGCGTCTGGATCGGGCCAAGCCCGCTGGTCGGATGTACGTCCACGAGAGAGCCAACGTCGCACTCCGTCGGCTGGAAATCCCCGGCCTCTTCCACGAGGAAAAATGTGAGGTAAACGTTGAAACTGCCGTGTAG
- the LOC136445245 gene encoding prostaglandin E2 receptor EP4 subtype-like, with protein MADAGTFEEDFATAAYVENASVGFLTPTEEILLNVTNSEDGVTPRDPSPALLKTALMFLTGVLSNVIALVVLCLSRRERRRSVFYTLVSGLAWTDLIGTLVVSPFALIVYANNFKWVGGEPLCNFHAFNMVAFGLSTNLIVAVMAVERYIALSHPYFYNIHIDRKKARIAIACVWVYTILFSLLPFVGVGRYEIQYPGTWCFFSTAGNLTLTEAVYPYAFAATGILIILGTTVLNVSLIFTMFKMRRRSLEMQTCREMRRLRKEKEIEIQMVVLLVGVTVVFTICWGPIMVRIIHNTSGGAVNHAADLLAINMASINQILDPWVYILFRKELLILFFRFLRVILCGKARMTIEPSIGSGGIGSGGRTEAPERPARFQEDFSVIVNGNTQNNQIEMTELV; from the exons ATGGCAGACGCGGGGACCTTCGAGGAAGACTTTGCCACCGCGGCGTACGTGGAGAACGCGTCGGTGGGATTCCTCACCCCGACCGAAGAGATTCTCCTGAACGTGACGAACTCAGAAGACGGCGTGACGCCGCGCGACCCGTCCCCGGCTCTCCTGAAGACCGCCCTGATGTTCCTGACGGGCGTGCTGAGTAACGTTATCGCCCTGGTGGTCCTGTGTCTGTCCCGAAGAGAGAGACGACGCTCCGTCTTCTACACCCTAGTCTCCGGCCTCGCCTGGACCGATCTCATCGGGACGCTAGTCGTCTCTCCCTTCGCTCTTATCGTCTACGCCAACAACTTCAAATGGGTCGGCGGAGAACCTCTCTGTAATTTTCACGCTTTCAACATGGTCGCCTTCGGACTGAGCACGAATCTTATCGTAGCAGTCATGGCTGTTGAACGCTACATCGCTCTGAGCCATCCTTACTTCTACAACATCCACATAGACCGTAAGAAGGCCCGTATCGCCATCGCCTGTGTGTGGGTATACACGATACTGTTCTCTCTCCTTCCGTTTGTCGGGGTGGGGAGGTACGAGATCCAGTACCCGGGCACGTGGTGCTTCTTCAGTACCGCAGGGAACCTGACGCTTACCGAGGCGGTCTATCCCTACGCCTTCGCCGCCACGGGGATCCTCATCATCCTGGGGACCACGGTCCTGAACGTGTCACTCATCTTCACCATGTTCAAGATGCGGAGACGGTCGCTGGAGATGCAGACGTGTCGGGAGATGAGACGGCTGCGGAAGGAGAAGGAGATAGAGATCCAGATGGTGGTACTGCTGGTGGGGGTCACCGTGGTCTTCACTATCTGCTGGGGACCTATCATG GTGCGCATCATCCACAACACGTCAGGGGGCGCTGTTAACCATGCCGCAGACCTGTTGGCGATCAACATGGCGTCCATCAACCAGATCCTGGACCCGTGGGTCTACATCTTGTTCCGGAAAGAACTGCTGATTCTGTTCTTCAGGTTCTTACGGGTCATCCTGTGTGGAAAAGCCCGGATGACGATCGAGCCTTCGATTGGTTCAGGCGGGATTGGATCAGGCGGGAGAACGGAAGCGCCTGAGAGACCAGCACGGTTTCAGGAAGACTTCAGTGTCATTGTGAACGGCAACACTCAGAACAATCAGATTGAGATGACTGAGCTAGTTTAA